The nucleotide sequence ACTGTTTAAAATAAGTACAATATCTTTATTCATGATAAAAAATAATATGGAACAGCAGGTGGCAGCaaaaggaagggaaatgtggatGGTCCTTAAGGTGTGGGTGGGTTGTGGCTCTACGAATGAGCAGTGAGATCTCCGTGGGCGAGGGATATGTAATGAGGTAGTTCAACATAGAACGGGGCAGGAGCAGGCGGGTGAGTGATGTAAGCGGGAACTGCATTAGCAGCAGTGAGGTACAGAAGAGCACTTGGCAAGGTTAGTCAGTGAAAGAACGGTCAAGTATAAGTGAGAAGAGGGCGTGGGTGAGTACCGACGCTCGAGTGGGCAGCTGTCGTAGGAGGGCAATAATGTAGGAGTGACCAAGTGATGTGGGTGAGCTGTGAGTGCGCCGAGAGGCTTGGCCAGGCAGGGGAATCAAACAAACAGTCCATTGGCAGTAATGATGGTGGCTGTGCTTGACTAGTTATAAAGGATCTCCAGCAGCAGCTCACTCATGTCGGCTGCTCCGATCACTGGCCTGAAAAAGAGTTCTGTTATCAGATCAGCACTGATGGTCTTCAGGCCGGAGATGGTGATTAAAACGTGGGCAAAGCGGCTGTTGTCCTTGGAAGGAAGAGGCATCAGGACCTTGTGGAGTACGCGCTGTGCCTCGTGCTGAAGGCTTTCAATGTAATCTGGAGCTTGGAGTCCCGGTAAATCTATAAAAGAAGCACAAGCAAGATCAGATGCAAAGCCCATGCAATGGAGCTAGAGGCCTATGAAGAATCAGAGCATTTTATTGAAAGGATCTGACCTTCAAGTTGGTTTAGAATTTGTTTTCACTGTCTGAAATGAATATCATATTCATTTAATTTGTTTCCAGGATACTCAGTGATTAAATCCATTTTTAGGTTTAACACCATTTGACCCTGAGAGGTTACATCCAAAACAGAGTCCCTACTTGAATCCTCATTTGGGTTCGGCATCACAGTAAGGATTCATAACCAGAAAATCAGGCAGTTTAAGTTGTGCTCTGTTGATAATGCAGAGGACCCAAACACCCCAAAAGTGGTGGAAATACTGAAGAACAACGAAAGAtaggaattttaaaaaatactatCTGAAATTATTAATAAATAATCACACAACCCCCCAAAATGCATAATTATTTTTGACAATATCCTTGACAAAAGTTGACAGTACCTCCAGACTGTGAACCTTCAGCTCAAACTACTGCTAACATACAGTATTATTTACTTAGTACGACAAAGAAGGGTTCAGTCCGTTGAATCTGTGCCAGCCCTCAAGAACGCAATCCCAACCAAATCCCCTCTCATTTCTTTCCCCGTCGCCCTGCAACTAacttctctctctgacacacacacacacattcacactcacactcacactcaactCCCTGTTGATTTTGCTTTGCCACACCAGCTAGGGTAGTTAGTATTAGCCAGTTAACCTACTGTCACATGTTTGGGATTTGAAAAGAAACCTATGGAAATTCACACGGAGAACACAGCAACTCTACACAGATAAAACCAAGCCCTGGATGCCAAAGCAGTGAAGCAATAGCTCTAACTACTATGTCACCCCACTGCTAATGTTCCAGTCACAGTAATGTTACTGTTGGACTCCTGTAAACTAATTTATTTTGTGTAAACACAcacaaagagctggaggaactcagcaggtcaggcagcatctatgaaaatgaataaacagtcaacatttcatgccgagaccctccatcaagacgggaaaggaagggggtagacaccagaataaaaaggttgtggggaggagaaggaagacaagctagaaggtgataggtaaagccaggtgggtgggaaaggtaaatggctggagaaggagCAACCTGATCGAAGAGGAGTGCAGACCATGAGAGAACaggaagaaggagaggcaccGGGGGGACACGATAGGCAGGGGAGGAGAAAAGGTAAGAAGGGGGCCAGACTGGGGAATTGAACAACAGGGAAGGGGGGGGGAAATTACCataaagagaaatcaatgttcataccatcaagcTGGAGGCTACATAGACGGAGTAGAAGGTGCTGCTGCTCCAACCtgacagtggcctcatcatggcagaagaagaggccacagactgacatgatggaatggggatggggataggaattaaaatggttgtccACCGGGAAATTACACTTTTGGTggagagtggaggtgcttgacaaagtgatcCCCCAACTTACGtcaaggccacattgggagcaccaaatACAACAGACAATCCCTATATTTTTGGTGTAAATATGGCACTATTACAATTCCTTTAGTTCATTACATATACTAGAgtaaagaaaaaataaagaaTATTAAGTTACCAGGGTTGAAGAGGATTGCTCCTTTCAGATATGCATACTCTGTTGGATTCAGATCCAAGCCCCACAACTTGTGCAGACacattttaactctctgcacaccaGCAAGCGTTGGCTGCCTCCTTTCCTCTTTCTCGGTCTTGATCAGGCCTTGCCCATTCAGCAGGATTCTCTTCAGCATACTGTGGCCTGGGGTCTCTATCACGTCAAAGCTCACTCTCTCTTGGGCCAATCCCAACAAAAACAACGGGGTCCAGCAGTTTTCCAGTAACAGCAACTGGTCTGCTCTGGGAAGGTGGTGGAACGAAGGAAGGTTCTTCATAAAACTTACTGTCTTCACCAGCACGTCGGATACCATCTGACAGGTAACCTGCGGAGTTCTCAGACAAACAGTCCGCCTAGTTTCACAGGAGCAGCTGTGATGTGAGAAGTGCAGGTGTCTCTGCTGGCTCAGGATAGTATATAAGATTGCACTCTGTCTCACTCCAGAAACGCATTGGCATTTATCGAGCAGAAGACTGACGCAAGCCATAACCTCCTCACTGCCAAGTTGAAGTCGCTCTGAACTTAGCACTCAAATAGCACTACGCGATGATATTAGCAGCTCAATACAGTTATGACTTTAACTGGAATCTAAAGTCCCCAGCTTGCAACACTCCAATGCAATTGTTGTCATAGATGTGCTATGAAGGATTGGCTGAGAGAAGATCAAATATACTTGTCTCCAGCTCTCAGAACACTAACCTCCACTAACACCAAATGAGCTGGCTATATCTGACTCTATTTATACTCAGTTCCCCACATTGTCTAAAAGTGACCTTGGCTTCAAGAGGCAAAGCAGCTTTCATTGACAAATAAACTCTCAGCAGATAATTGGCCATGCAACTTGTTACTATGGTGCAGGCAAGCAGCAGATTTCTTTTCAGTGATGCACCGGGTCAGACAGATGGAAGTGGCTTATCATGATAACCTGATGTCATGTAAATTGACTTCTCACCCACCCTGTACATTGCACCAAGGCTACACGTCGCCATTCACAGGACTTTCATCAGGCAAATCATGCATACTCAGTTACATAAATTGATACTGAGCATCCTAATTAGATAAGGATTGTTTCCTGTATGTAGTTTTGTAAACACCTTGAAGGAAGTGAACTCATAAACAATTTTACCTGATGTTAGATAGCTGAACAAATAAAACAACCATTCTCACTAAATAGTATTATCTATTGTCAATCTTAGCTGAGTACATTAGTATCAGAAGCTTGTGAGTTACATTTACTGTCAAGCTCTTGCATAATCTcatatatttcaatataattcCTCTTAATTCTTCTATATTTAGAGATTACGGGCCTGCGCTGCTCAATTGTTCCTCCAATGATGACACTTCGTCCTAGGAATCAGTCTAGAGAACACTCGCTAGAGCATCTTCAGGGCAAGTACATCTTTATccaaggagtttgaggagatttggcatgtcaccaaaggcacttgcaaacttctacagatgtacctgtAGGTAATGAGAGacatcgatcgtgtggatagtcagaggcttttccccagggctgaaatggctagcacgagagggcgtagttttgaggtgcttggaagtaggtacggaggagatgtcaggggtaagttttttacatagagagtagtgagtgcgtggaatgggctgctggcggtggtggaagcaatagggtcttttcagagactcctggatggctacatggagcataggagaatagagggctatgggtaagcctaggttgttctaaggtagggacatgtttggcacagctttgtgggccgaagggcctgtgttgtgctgtaggttttctatgtactgtggagagcattctaattggctgcatctccatctggtatcgggtggggtgggggaggtgttgctatgcacaggatcaaagtaagctgcaggaagttgtaaacttagtcagctccatcatgggcactggcctccccagcatccaggacatcttcaacaagtaatgcctcaaaaagcagcttctttccctctgccacccgatttctgaatggatattgaacctatgaacacgacctcactacttttttatttctatttttgccctactcactgtaattcagtttttattattatgtattgcaatgtattgctgtcgcaaagacaacagatttcacgacatatgctggtgatattaaacctgattctgattttgatcatGATGTAATATTTTAGGTGCGTTCTCATCAAAGCCCTCTACGGTTTTTCAATATTTCCTTACTATTATGCACCTTGCTCTTTCTAATAAACTCCAACATTCAATTTGCGTTGTGAATATTTTGCTGTGCTCACGTGCCAATATCTCAGCCTTCAATGGAGGCCACTGGGGCAACAACGGTCAGCAGCCAGGTTGGTGGCACTCAGACCCACATGGTCAATCTTCACAGAAGGACTATGTTTGTGTGGCTGCTCTCCTCGTATGCTGACGGAAAGTTGTTTTCCACATTCTGAGACTGATGTGATTACTGGACTGTCGGTCTCCTTCAGTGTTCCTGTATTTTCTTTCTTGAGCTGATTGGCGGCTGGGTGATCTGTAAGTATTTTATgtgtggggagggttgggggttTTGACGCTACTGTCACTGTTCCTTTCTGTGAGTTGGGGGGGTCGGTGATTGTTACTGTCACTGTTGTTTTTCTATCGgagaggggttggggatttgTTGATATCGTCGCTGTTTTTTTCTGCGAGTGAGGGGGTCAAAGATTGCTACCGTCACTTGTGTTTCtgtggggcgggggtgggggattTGATGCTATTGTCGTGTTTTTATtgcggggagggggaggggtgggtgaaTTTTGAAGTTTgtgaattttgtttctttttcttttacgtgctggagggggagttgatgtcttttctttcaacaactcccATGGTCTTTctatatttcatggctatctgaagAAGACAAGTATCAGACTTGTATTGTACATgtacactttgacaataaaatgaaccttcgaACCTTTTTGAATCTTTTCGTTTATAACTCTGTATCGCCTCCAAACAATTAAATTGTTTGGGCATTTCTATTCCCAGCAAAAGGGATAATTTCCCTGCATCATACTCTGCCAGCCATCAGTTTTATCCACTCATTAAAAATGCCTGTATTCCTTTATGTCCTTACAGATTACTTCTGCATTCATCTTTATATTGTCAGCATACTTACACTTAATCTGTCATTAATATTGATTGTAAGTACTATCTAATTTccatactgatccctgaggaagtCAACTACTTAAGGTTTACCAAGAAGATGTTCATTCCTGATTTCTGTCCGTTAACCAATATTCAGTATATGTTAATACGTTACCCTCAATCCCACAAAATCTTTATTTTGTGCAGCTTTTATGTTATGTCTTACTGCACGCTTTGTGGAAATCTAAATACTATAAATTATTTGTCTCTCCTTTCTCTAccttatatcctcaaagaattccaataaatCAGTTAAAATATTCTCCTTTCATATAATTAAGTTGACTCTGTTTAATCAGGTGATGTTTTGAAAAGTGCACCACTATAACTTTCTTAACAACGGACTTTTATTATTTTCTCATTTGATATCAAGGTAGCTGGACGACAGATCCCTATTTTCTTTCTCCTTGTtacttcaaagtttcaaaggtacaaaTAATGTCAgcgaaatgtacacaatatacatcctgaaatgctttttcttcgcaaccatccacgcaaacagaggagtgccccaaagaatgaatgagttaaatgtttgaaccccaaagctccctcccacgcgtaagcGGCAGTGACTAAcgactccccctccctccccccacctgcaaaaaaaaacatcagcacagccaccaagcactcaagcgtgagcaaagcaaggACACAGGCTTGCCGTTAcccaaagacttcgcgtttcacccggtattcgacatctcacaggttttctctctccctaataagggaggaagagatgtctccattttcccagcgagcagggagacataacaaacaactcgctagtttacaatgttaaaagtccatacgtcgcttttcttgagctctgtgcatgaagatcgcaaagatcctaTGTCTCCAGCCCTACAGTCGCAGATAACCCGACTCCCCCGATGGTACTTTTGCACAATGATACCTTAACAGAACATATTTACCTTTCTTAGTGATATTAATTGTTTTTGTCCTTGATTTCACTTTTTCCAAGTTTACCAACtatatttttgtatattttttaTGTGCAGAGTTAAAAAATAACATACAGCTTCCGTTATTAATTTTTTGTAAGCATCCTCAAAGGAATCTTTTTCTTTTATTGTCTTCCTTTGAGCTTCAATGTCAGGGATTAAACTTTACCTGTATTATCAGTTCAGTGAGGTCACAGTGAAGTCACGATAACTTGCTTCAGGTTATAATGAATTTGCTTCAAGTTCATTATACATAATTTGCTTTGAGTCACTCTATCTGCTGTCCAGCTAGCTTGATATAAATTTTCAGAGAATGACTGAATCCATTGTTACGGAACGAATTCATTTCCTGTTCTGTTAGTTACTACCAGTTATGCCGCTGGCATTTAGCACAGCAATGAAGCATCTCtgcctgtccttggccatcttctctattgtgccccaagtgtggttcagggtcctcatttctgcctctatggtATGATGACAAGTTGACTTTGGTGTCCCACATTTCCTCCGCCCTTCAGGGGTCaaatgaagtgctgtcttgatgatggagttgtcCTCTCTTCTCATCAGGTACCCATTCCATCTCCAGCGtctcctcatgatgattgtggtcAGGTTCTCTTCTTGGTGACACTGAAGCAGTAGGCATGGTTGGAGAcctttcttggccagaaaatacacAGGATCTTTTGGAGGTTCATGGTGTGGAATGACTACACCTGGGTACTCAACTGAGTTTCCAGCTCTGATGATTCTCAAGCCAGATTTTGAATAAAGGTATCGAAGGATATGAGGCAAACACACTGGTAGGACAAGGGTATTAAAGGCTATGAGGCAGAAATATCAAGGGTAAAGTAGATATGGTAAAAGCATTGTTCTTCAGCATCTGCCCAGAGTTGTTAGTAAATTAAGTAGCCAGTTAATTAAGAGTTGATATGGTCATTCCATTGTCACAGTCCCTCTGCTGATACAGTTACTCCTTTGGTGGTGTTCTCCATTATCCTAGTCAGGAACTCCATCCAGGCtcatttgaagaaaaccctgcccgaTTTCCATCAGCATGTAAACTGTAGCACcggaggtcccaacacactagactgTTGTTATACTGAGACAAGAAATGTGTACTGTTCCATGTCCAGGCTACATTTCGGTCAAtcggatcacttggctgtcctttacgtacctgcatacagacagaggctAAAGAGTAAAGCTCCAGACGTTAGGACAACCAAGGTGTGGTTGCAGGAGGCATATCCCGGATGGGAGGCACCACCAGGaacatactctcttcttgctgctgccatcaggaagaaggtacaggaacttcaggacccacatcaccaggttcaggaacagttattacctctcaaccatcaggctcttcaactagaggagataaattcactcaatttcacttgtcccatcattgaaatgttacgacaaccaatggactcactttcaaggactcctcatcccatgttctcgatatttattggctatttatttgttattacaattatttctttctttttgtatttgcacagctacttgtcttctgcactctggatgaACTCCCAagttgtgcagtctttcattgattctgttttggtTACTATGCTGTAgatatattgagtatgcccacaagaaaatgaatctcagggctgtatttgGTGATATCAATGTACTCTGAtaacaatttactttgaacgttgaactttATCCTGCCTACTCCCTTGGCATGGTATCTTTACCCTGACCACTTTCTCAATGCAGTCTCCTCAGCAGCCTGTCTACCTTCCCTGCTTCCCTTCTTTTCTCAGTCTTGGAGgagtgatggtggtggtggtggaggattaaat is from Mobula birostris isolate sMobBir1 chromosome 30, sMobBir1.hap1, whole genome shotgun sequence and encodes:
- the nr0b2a gene encoding nuclear receptor subfamily 0 group B member 2a, with translation MACVSLLLDKCQCVSGVRQSAILYTILSQQRHLHFSHHSCSCETRRTVCLRTPQVTCQMVSDVLVKTVSFMKNLPSFHHLPRADQLLLLENCWTPLFLLGLAQERVSFDVIETPGHSMLKRILLNGQGLIKTEKEERRQPTLAGVQRVKMCLHKLWGLDLNPTEYAYLKGAILFNPDLPGLQAPDYIESLQHEAQRVLHKVLMPLPSKDNSRFAHVLITISGLKTISADLITELFFRPVIGAADMSELLLEILYN